One window from the genome of Larus michahellis chromosome 23, bLarMic1.1, whole genome shotgun sequence encodes:
- the HAUS8 gene encoding HAUS augmin-like complex subunit 8 isoform X1: protein MAGSARPDRLAPACPHGSGAGARREPGAFMRMSALQSDSRTMAAGGAVSKSRQRGKRIVKSRYMQCHEKNAKKDTSNSFSMSTEKSSSATESRSVLPQKCKTSAGVVHGSLNQSCSEKGDLQSTLLDGDKISLPDFDISAISDKTVCKKTPACKEDRHTCEEDKTEEEDYDDLMKQLESQTLLLTYLRVKAGKNLAELEKKAEDNLITLCEEKERQQEKLRELKREILLKEREQKLDEALDKQMEVLSPLVPVCEKFKEQYKSFAVSLDATRHELPIKNIHIEGDMLTYLDELQKQLTITQELLTEVMPSYSEESAKACSALKELKETSQKLDKDLQRSFTQVQNLSFEVSKEVSLHNQRICEENHGLDVVKHWYFN from the exons ATGGCGGGCAGCGCTCGGCCCGACCGCCTCGCTCCCGCCTGCCCACATGGCTCGGGAGCGGGCGCTCGTAGGGAGCCAGGTGCTTTCATGAG GATGTCGGCGCTGCAGAGCGACTCCCGTACTATGGCGGCGGGCGGAGCAGTGTCTAAAAGCAGGCAGAGAG gaaaaagaatagTGAAGTCTCGCTACATGCAGTGCCATGAGAAAAACGCCAAGAAG GATACTTCAAATTCTTTTTCAATGTCTACTGAGAAATCATCTTCTGCGACTGAATCAAGATCAGTTCTTCCTCAGAAATGTAAAACTTCTGCTG GTGTTGTCCATGGCTCATTAAATCAGAGCTGTTCTGAGAAAGGTGACTTGCAGTCTACTTTATTAGATGGAGATAAAATTAGTCTACCGGACTTTGATATTTCAGCTATTTCTG ATAAAACTGTCTGCAAAAAGACTCCTGCTTGCAAAGAAGATAGACACACATGTGAAGAAGACAAAACAGAG GAAGAGGATTATGATGATCTGATGAAACAGCTGGAATCTCAGACACTGCTTTTAACTTACCTAAGAGTAAAG GCAGGAAAAAATCTTGCTGAGctggagaaaaaagcagaagataactTGATAACATTGTGtgaagaaaaggagagacaaCAGGAGAAGCTCCGCGAGTTGAAGCGTGAAATTCTACTcaaagagagagagcagaagcTTGATGAGGCATTAGACAAACAG ATGGAAGTACTTTCTCCCCTTGTTCCTGTTTGTGAAAAGTTTAAAGAGCAATATAAAAGCTTTGCAGTTTCCCTGGATGCCACTAGACATGAATTACCCATAAAGAATATTCACATAGAAGGAGATATGCTAACATACCTTG ATGAACTACAAAAGCAGTTAACTATCACACAAGAACTTCTGACAGAAGTTATGCCAAGCTACTCAGAAGAAAGTGCAAAAGCATGTAGTGCACTGAAAGAGCTTAAAGAAACATCTCAGAAACTGGATAAAGACCTTCAAAG GAGCTTCACACAAGTGCAGAACCTGTCGTTTGAAGTTAGTAAAGAAGTTTCTCTGCATAACCAAAGAATATGTGAAGAGAATCATGGACTAGATGTTGTGAAACACTGGTACTTCAACTAA
- the HAUS8 gene encoding HAUS augmin-like complex subunit 8 isoform X2 — MSALQSDSRTMAAGGAVSKSRQRGKRIVKSRYMQCHEKNAKKDTSNSFSMSTEKSSSATESRSVLPQKCKTSAGVVHGSLNQSCSEKGDLQSTLLDGDKISLPDFDISAISDKTVCKKTPACKEDRHTCEEDKTEEEDYDDLMKQLESQTLLLTYLRVKAGKNLAELEKKAEDNLITLCEEKERQQEKLRELKREILLKEREQKLDEALDKQMEVLSPLVPVCEKFKEQYKSFAVSLDATRHELPIKNIHIEGDMLTYLDELQKQLTITQELLTEVMPSYSEESAKACSALKELKETSQKLDKDLQRSFTQVQNLSFEVSKEVSLHNQRICEENHGLDVVKHWYFN, encoded by the exons ATGTCGGCGCTGCAGAGCGACTCCCGTACTATGGCGGCGGGCGGAGCAGTGTCTAAAAGCAGGCAGAGAG gaaaaagaatagTGAAGTCTCGCTACATGCAGTGCCATGAGAAAAACGCCAAGAAG GATACTTCAAATTCTTTTTCAATGTCTACTGAGAAATCATCTTCTGCGACTGAATCAAGATCAGTTCTTCCTCAGAAATGTAAAACTTCTGCTG GTGTTGTCCATGGCTCATTAAATCAGAGCTGTTCTGAGAAAGGTGACTTGCAGTCTACTTTATTAGATGGAGATAAAATTAGTCTACCGGACTTTGATATTTCAGCTATTTCTG ATAAAACTGTCTGCAAAAAGACTCCTGCTTGCAAAGAAGATAGACACACATGTGAAGAAGACAAAACAGAG GAAGAGGATTATGATGATCTGATGAAACAGCTGGAATCTCAGACACTGCTTTTAACTTACCTAAGAGTAAAG GCAGGAAAAAATCTTGCTGAGctggagaaaaaagcagaagataactTGATAACATTGTGtgaagaaaaggagagacaaCAGGAGAAGCTCCGCGAGTTGAAGCGTGAAATTCTACTcaaagagagagagcagaagcTTGATGAGGCATTAGACAAACAG ATGGAAGTACTTTCTCCCCTTGTTCCTGTTTGTGAAAAGTTTAAAGAGCAATATAAAAGCTTTGCAGTTTCCCTGGATGCCACTAGACATGAATTACCCATAAAGAATATTCACATAGAAGGAGATATGCTAACATACCTTG ATGAACTACAAAAGCAGTTAACTATCACACAAGAACTTCTGACAGAAGTTATGCCAAGCTACTCAGAAGAAAGTGCAAAAGCATGTAGTGCACTGAAAGAGCTTAAAGAAACATCTCAGAAACTGGATAAAGACCTTCAAAG GAGCTTCACACAAGTGCAGAACCTGTCGTTTGAAGTTAGTAAAGAAGTTTCTCTGCATAACCAAAGAATATGTGAAGAGAATCATGGACTAGATGTTGTGAAACACTGGTACTTCAACTAA